CACGGTGGAAATGGGAATGACTATCTTGAAGCTGTGGCGGCTGGAAACTTCCTCTATGCAGGAAAAGGCAATAATACAGTCAAAGCCTATGGTGGTTTAAATTATATTACTTCTGGCTCAGGAACTGACACGATTCGCGCCTATGGTGGTGGCAACATTATTGATTCGGGGGATGCTCAAACGACTCGAGTTAGTCGAGTTCCTTCCTATCAATCGAAATTTAGAATTTGGTCAACGAAAACTGTAACTCAGACCACGATCGGTAGCGATGATATCGAAGCCTGGGGTGGGGCGAATGCGATTACCAGTGGGAATGGCCACGATAAGATCCGCGCCTATGGTGGTACGAACGTTATTATTTCTGGTTCCGGCAATGATAATATTACCGCGCTAGGTGGTGCAAACGTTATTACATCGACCTCGGGCAATAATCGGATTCTTGCAGGCGGGCTGGCAAATGTGATCACTACAGGGTCGGGAAATGACACGGTGGAAGCGCTGGGTGGCGCGAATGTGATTACCGCTGGTTCAGGCCGCAACGATATCAAAGTAGGCGGCTTTGCAAATGTGATCACCACGGGCTCTGGTGACGATAAAATTACCACGATCGCCGGTGGTGCAAACGTTGTCACAGCCGGTTCCGGTAATAACCGTGTGATCGCCGCAGGGCAGCTCAATGTGATTACCACAGGTTCCGGCAATGATGATATTTATGCCGGTGGTGGTCTGAATGTGCTGATCTCGGGTGGTGGTAACGATAAAGTTGTCGGTGTGGGTGTGGCGAATGTCTTCTATGACAGCGGTGGCAATAACCAGATGTATGGTCTGGCTGCGGGTAACGTCTTTGTCTCAACCAGTAGCGGCAAAGATGAAATGTACGCGATCGGTGGTCTGAATCTGCTGACGAAAGTTGGCAACGGCGACAGCCGGATGATCGCTGGCGGCAAGTATAACGTTATTACCAAAGTTGGTGATGGTAGTGACCTACTTGTGGCTTTAGGGAAAGGCAATCTGGTTACGAAAGTTGGTGATGGTGACTCGACGATCATCGGCTCCGGTATGGTCAATATTTTGAGTTCCTGGGGTAATAGCGACGATGTAATTGTCGGCGTTGGTAAGGTCAATGCCCTGATTGGTGGTGGTGGTGACGATATTATTGTTGCTGCGGGTAAGGGGAATATTGCCTTTGGTGATTCGCTATTTGGTAGCCTCGATCGCTTCCGCTCGGCTAAAACAAATAATGCCGGTAAAGATGCCAAGATTGACAAGATCAATTCTGGCGTTGACTGGAAGAACGGGAATAAGGTTGACTTTACAGGGCAGGTTGCCGGAAATGATATTCTTGTCACCCTTGGTTCAACCAATGGCGCGATTGGCGGTCGGGGTGAAGATATTGTTGTAGCGGTCGGTAAGCAGAATATCGTGTTTGGTGATGGTCTGTTTGACTTCGACCCGAATATTCAACTGCCGGGCTTGGGCGATATCTTGCCAGATTTCAGTGGTGTCGACTTTGGCGACCTGGGCATAAATATTGATTTTTCGGGTCTGGATTTCGGCAATTTGGGGTTACCGGGTATTAGCTGGAGTGATTTATTCAATGTCAATCTTGATCTCGCTTTGCCAGTCTTTGATCTGGCGTTTGACTTCGACTTTAACTTAGATGACTTTAGCTTTGGCTTCGGCGACTTTGGGTTTGGTAATTTGTCGATTCCGAGTTTCAGCTTGCCGAGTTTTAGTGTTCCGAGTCTAGATTTGCCCAGCTTTACCGTACCGATTATTAATCTAGAGATTCCCGCCCTTGGGATTCCGTCGCTTGCGTTACCCAGCATTGCGCTACCCAGTTTGCCATTGCCGAGTTTTGCTGGGTTTGACTTTAGCTTACCGGGGTTTGATGTACCGAATTTGGGACTACCGAATTTGCCGGAGTTAGACTTACCAGAATTTGGGGTCAAAGCGCCTCGCTTCTCGCTGCCAAACTTTGCGGACTTTGCACCGGATATGGCCAGATTTAGCTATGACCTATTCGCAAATTCCGGCGATATCCTCTTTGCTGGAGGAAGCTTTAACACCATCAATGGTGGTATGGGTGACGACATTATGGTCAGCGCGGGTAAAAATAACCTGCTGTTTGGCGGCGATGGTAATGAT
This is a stretch of genomic DNA from Romeriopsis navalis LEGE 11480. It encodes these proteins:
- a CDS encoding beta strand repeat-containing protein, whose translation is MGKVKKAFTSAGNWISDQARTINNYFNPFYKNGGSGNDNFSIYGAGAAYGNGGNDTLKGYGLYVKLDGGSGNDTLRSYAGRGDLYGGTGHDSIEAWGISNKIRGGDGNDTIRAHAAHNDVNGGNGNDNIRAYGGYNSIHAGGHNDYVSAYGGYNNVKGGWGNDRLNVYGVANRVYGEDGNDTIYAGAAGNWLYGGSGNDTIRAYGGYNDVRGDDGHDNLKVYGAANQVHGGNGNDYLEAVAAGNFLYAGKGNNTVKAYGGLNYITSGSGTDTIRAYGGGNIIDSGDAQTTRVSRVPSYQSKFRIWSTKTVTQTTIGSDDIEAWGGANAITSGNGHDKIRAYGGTNVIISGSGNDNITALGGANVITSTSGNNRILAGGLANVITTGSGNDTVEALGGANVITAGSGRNDIKVGGFANVITTGSGDDKITTIAGGANVVTAGSGNNRVIAAGQLNVITTGSGNDDIYAGGGLNVLISGGGNDKVVGVGVANVFYDSGGNNQMYGLAAGNVFVSTSSGKDEMYAIGGLNLLTKVGNGDSRMIAGGKYNVITKVGDGSDLLVALGKGNLVTKVGDGDSTIIGSGMVNILSSWGNSDDVIVGVGKVNALIGGGGDDIIVAAGKGNIAFGDSLFGSLDRFRSAKTNNAGKDAKIDKINSGVDWKNGNKVDFTGQVAGNDILVTLGSTNGAIGGRGEDIVVAVGKQNIVFGDGLFDFDPNIQLPGLGDILPDFSGVDFGDLGINIDFSGLDFGNLGLPGISWSDLFNVNLDLALPVFDLAFDFDFNLDDFSFGFGDFGFGNLSIPSFSLPSFSVPSLDLPSFTVPIINLEIPALGIPSLALPSIALPSLPLPSFAGFDFSLPGFDVPNLGLPNLPELDLPEFGVKAPRFSLPNFADFAPDMARFSYDLFANSGDILFAGGSFNTINGGMGDDIMVSAGKNNLLFGGDGNDLVLGAGKNNFVLGDAGHDLIFTGGKKNYVIGGSGDDTIVTAGETNVSFGGDGEDIIVSLGKSNYAFGQNGDDIILGLGQSNKIFGGAGNDLLMAGGKSNFFFAGSGDDVVLGIGESNTIIDDNGDDWMLAAGKNNKFIDLLGDDVVVSIGLSNTVYTFAGNDVIFAAGKTNKINSGAGDDFILSLGVQNKISSGNGSDIIFAGGTSNTIDAGGGLGDYNVIFSLGASNKIKGGNGHNFFLGGGSGNTITGGSGKNIFMLAATNDFIGGLAADTFVFDQSESQRLFGNSDALETSGTIKIDNQGDDATIDKLLFGIGTDINQLRFTQSGDDLSIDVQGSGSQLLLQNWFSSQIDRIDEIQVSNGATLTKQRVDGLVDAWNQYDAGTIDILALGSSITQAWSGLS